The window AACGATGATGACGATGTCGGTGACCGGTTTTGTGGGTGGCGAAGTGACGGTGCGTCAGGTCGGCGAGCAGCGGGTCGCCTCCTTCTCGGTGGCGGTCAGTCGCAAGAATCGCGCGGGCGAGAAGCAGACGTTGTGGGTGCGGGTCAACTGTTGGAACCGTCTGGCAGACATCGCTGAGCAGTACGTGAAGAAGGGCAGCCTGATTCAGGCGACCAGCGAGTGGCTGCGTCCGAGTGCGTGGGTTGACCAG of the Candidatus Flexicrinis proximus genome contains:
- a CDS encoding single-stranded DNA-binding protein — protein: MGTMMTMSVTGFVGGEVTVRQVGEQRVASFSVAVSRKNRAGEKQTLWVRVNCWNRLADIAEQYVKKGSLIQATSEWLRPSAWVDQSGTPQPSLDMDANRLVLLDRAENGDNGHSGEPEEQIPF